In the genome of Marispirochaeta sp., one region contains:
- the nudC gene encoding NAD(+) diphosphatase, producing the protein MFIPDWRWTDAEDIPAEGWTMIVSKRNFCYSAKDDSEAALAGGTPLVPLDDLPPGYLAEGMIRLGIYRERPLFIMDRETPPDSLLSIPFRPVLGHLNPDLLRAAMLGYHLVQWVANSRFCGRCGRENTFHHREKARVCPDCGLVTFPRISPAVITAVKKDDRILLAHNKNFAAPVYSLIAGFVEPGESLEEAVAREISEEVGIEVTNISYVSSQPWPFPDSLMLGFTAEWSSGEISPDGIEISDAGWFGPDDHPQLPLKGSIALSIIEKIFSGLC; encoded by the coding sequence ATGTTTATTCCCGACTGGAGATGGACCGACGCCGAAGATATTCCGGCGGAGGGCTGGACAATGATTGTCAGCAAGCGAAACTTCTGTTACAGCGCCAAAGACGATTCCGAAGCCGCCCTGGCCGGCGGGACGCCCCTGGTTCCCCTGGACGATCTGCCTCCAGGCTATCTTGCTGAAGGAATGATACGCCTGGGAATCTACCGCGAACGGCCCCTGTTCATCATGGATCGAGAGACTCCTCCGGACAGCCTGCTCTCAATACCCTTTCGGCCGGTCCTGGGACACCTGAATCCGGATCTTCTGCGAGCCGCCATGCTGGGATACCATCTGGTACAGTGGGTGGCGAACTCCCGCTTCTGCGGACGCTGCGGCAGGGAAAACACCTTTCATCACCGGGAAAAGGCCCGGGTCTGTCCGGACTGCGGCCTTGTAACCTTTCCACGGATATCCCCGGCGGTGATAACCGCGGTCAAAAAGGACGACAGGATCCTTCTTGCCCATAACAAGAATTTTGCAGCCCCGGTGTACAGCCTGATAGCCGGCTTTGTTGAACCCGGAGAAAGCCTGGAAGAGGCGGTGGCACGGGAGATATCCGAAGAGGTGGGTATCGAAGTTACAAATATCTCCTACGTCTCATCCCAGCCATGGCCCTTTCCCGACTCTTTAATGCTGGGCTTTACTGCCGAATGGAGCTCGGGAGAAATCAGTCCTGACGGAATCGAGATCAGCGATGCCGGCTGGTTCGGCCCTGATGATCACCCCCAGCTGCCCCTGAAAGGGAGTATAGCCCTCTCTATTATAGAGAAAATCTTCTCCGGTCTCTGTTGA
- a CDS encoding UTP--glucose-1-phosphate uridylyltransferase, whose protein sequence is MDKAAVTQLLRDAGIDTTLTFEILDRFNAGDFDDQPKVEMKEIPGIDGKNVIDMQDARWEMAIDEAETRLRALGINKPLDRFAQTEGDTAVFSRRGLTALGYLLYPKTAYGVLNGGSATSYVDEKKNSAFNEKLMELCREPFEEISELARGRAKGITPACIHPDGSAGPSYMELKMRGLLIRELIYRELSGDNSSQGPIMFQMTSVNNDDEVAAAYREYRNSPFLKDLIEKLGTDMTRCRSGAQPLIGAYTHSDQGRPKKIFLGKDGRSPLPLPGGHGQNFAVLQDIYRELHGEGRLFAYLGNVDNLANLPYPAGVGLMALSGKEAGFEFSFKTPVDIKGGLLIRDTRGRMNCGDIGPAISKDQVARAEDAGKPILFNCATGLFNLDYLTRELPGIIRNLPTRFSDQDKDAGRYSQAEQVTWEVIGMLENFFIFGVDKYERFIAAKLLLENFLANGLNLEHPQFPNDPDPAKDLQTVGRKLNRGLEKLFLEEYGLRQEGKRWIPKGFEELQEEARFLGRNLGVL, encoded by the coding sequence ATGGATAAAGCCGCCGTTACACAACTCTTAAGAGATGCCGGAATTGACACGACACTGACCTTCGAAATCCTTGATCGCTTTAATGCCGGGGACTTTGACGACCAGCCGAAGGTCGAGATGAAAGAGATCCCGGGAATCGACGGAAAAAATGTTATCGATATGCAGGATGCCCGCTGGGAGATGGCCATAGACGAGGCAGAAACCAGACTACGGGCTCTTGGCATCAATAAGCCGTTGGATCGATTTGCTCAAACAGAGGGAGATACGGCTGTTTTCTCCCGCCGGGGCCTGACTGCCCTGGGGTACCTGCTGTATCCGAAGACAGCCTACGGGGTCTTAAACGGAGGGTCGGCAACCAGTTACGTGGATGAAAAAAAGAACAGCGCCTTCAATGAAAAGCTGATGGAGCTCTGCCGGGAACCCTTTGAAGAGATCTCCGAGCTTGCCAGAGGCCGGGCAAAGGGAATAACCCCCGCCTGTATTCATCCCGACGGCAGCGCCGGGCCAAGTTACATGGAACTCAAGATGCGGGGACTCCTGATCCGGGAACTGATCTATCGGGAGCTCTCCGGAGACAACAGCTCCCAGGGCCCCATCATGTTCCAGATGACCAGCGTCAATAACGATGACGAAGTGGCCGCAGCCTACCGGGAGTACCGGAACAGCCCCTTTCTCAAGGATCTCATTGAAAAGCTCGGCACGGACATGACCCGGTGCCGCTCCGGCGCCCAGCCCCTGATCGGAGCCTACACTCATTCCGATCAGGGACGTCCGAAAAAAATCTTTCTCGGCAAGGACGGCAGGAGCCCCCTGCCCCTTCCCGGCGGGCACGGCCAGAACTTCGCTGTGCTTCAGGATATCTATCGGGAACTTCACGGAGAAGGACGGCTCTTTGCCTACCTGGGCAACGTGGACAACCTGGCGAACCTTCCCTATCCCGCCGGGGTGGGATTGATGGCGCTGAGCGGCAAGGAGGCAGGCTTCGAATTCTCCTTTAAAACACCGGTAGATATTAAAGGAGGCCTTTTAATCCGGGACACCCGGGGGCGCATGAACTGCGGAGATATTGGCCCGGCAATAAGCAAGGACCAGGTGGCCCGGGCAGAGGATGCCGGAAAACCAATCCTTTTTAACTGTGCCACCGGTCTTTTTAACCTGGACTACTTAACCCGGGAATTACCCGGAATTATCCGTAACCTGCCGACCCGCTTCTCTGACCAGGACAAGGATGCCGGCCGTTACTCCCAGGCCGAGCAGGTAACCTGGGAAGTCATCGGCATGCTGGAGAATTTCTTTATCTTTGGTGTGGACAAGTATGAGCGGTTTATCGCCGCCAAGCTGCTGCTGGAAAACTTTCTTGCTAACGGACTTAACCTGGAGCATCCCCAGTTTCCCAACGACCCGGATCCTGCCAAAGACCTCCAGACCGTGGGTAGAAAACTGAACCGAGGACTTGAGAAACTCTTTCTGGAGGAGTACGGATTGCGCCAGGAGGGAAAACGCTGGATACCCAAAGGCTTTGAAGAGCTGCAGGAAGAGGCCCGCTTTCTGGGCCGGAACCTGGGAGTACTGTAG
- a CDS encoding HAD family hydrolase, with translation MKNLQAKARTLAFIDFDGVFCDSLTECFVSSWIAYHRFFREDNPGTVSLADRMLYDVYRPFIRRGGDYVILQHCISEGISLEKQEDFDCLEAELGETADMFHDLFYQARRELLAADKDFWISINHVFPGLTEAAKSWADSTNCYVLSTKEAPFIRQILFNKDIDWPLERIICSGKRRKIDIIKEVLAETGADGGLLFEDQVDHLYRIDDSRVRGFLASWGYVKPDWLHQKDFPVIDQAEMVRLVNEVM, from the coding sequence ATGAAGAATTTGCAAGCTAAGGCACGTACCCTGGCCTTTATCGATTTTGATGGTGTTTTCTGTGATTCCCTGACTGAATGTTTCGTAAGTTCCTGGATTGCATACCATAGATTTTTCAGGGAGGATAATCCCGGAACGGTCTCCCTGGCCGACCGCATGCTCTATGACGTCTACCGGCCTTTTATTCGCCGGGGAGGGGACTATGTAATTCTGCAGCATTGTATAAGCGAAGGCATAAGCCTTGAAAAACAGGAGGATTTCGACTGTCTGGAAGCCGAGCTGGGGGAGACCGCGGATATGTTCCATGATCTCTTTTATCAGGCCCGGCGGGAGCTTCTGGCGGCGGACAAGGACTTCTGGATCTCTATTAATCACGTATTCCCCGGCCTTACAGAAGCCGCCAAGAGCTGGGCGGATTCCACGAACTGTTATGTACTCTCCACAAAAGAGGCTCCGTTTATCCGGCAGATACTCTTTAACAAGGATATCGACTGGCCTCTGGAGCGCATAATCTGTTCCGGGAAACGGCGCAAGATCGATATAATCAAGGAGGTCCTGGCGGAGACCGGAGCTGACGGCGGTCTGCTTTTTGAGGACCAGGTTGACCATCTGTACCGGATCGATGATTCCCGGGTACGGGGTTTTCTTGCCTCCTGGGGCTATGTAAAACCCGATTGGCTGCATCAGAAGGATTTTCCGGTGATCGATCAGGCGGAGATGGTGCGACTGGTAAATGAAGTTATGTAA
- the hisI gene encoding phosphoribosyl-AMP cyclohydrolase — translation MPQRETSTAIDLDFSKGNGLVSAIAQDAGSKEVLMCAFMNKEAFEATLATGYAHYYSRSRKSLWKKGETSGHLQQVREIRVDCDQDCVLLLVEQTGAACHTGRHSCFYRRVRNPESLEYVED, via the coding sequence ATGCCGCAGCGGGAAACATCCACAGCAATAGACCTGGATTTCAGCAAGGGGAACGGTCTGGTCAGTGCGATCGCCCAGGATGCAGGTTCAAAAGAGGTACTCATGTGCGCCTTCATGAACAAGGAGGCTTTTGAAGCTACCCTGGCCACCGGCTACGCCCATTACTACAGCCGCAGCCGGAAGAGTCTCTGGAAAAAGGGGGAGACCTCCGGACACCTGCAGCAGGTCCGGGAAATCCGGGTGGACTGTGATCAGGACTGTGTTCTGCTCCTGGTAGAGCAGACCGGTGCCGCCTGTCATACGGGCAGGCACAGCTGTTTTTACCGGCGGGTGCGCAATCCGGAGAGTCTGGAATACGTAGAGGATTGA
- a CDS encoding 4Fe-4S binding protein, whose translation MAHKITDECTNCGACESECPVEAISEKNDARWIDPDLCTDCGACVEVCPVDAIIAG comes from the coding sequence ATGGCTCACAAAATTACTGACGAGTGCACCAACTGCGGCGCTTGCGAATCCGAGTGTCCGGTTGAGGCCATAAGCGAAAAGAACGATGCCCGCTGGATCGATCCCGATCTCTGCACCGACTGCGGCGCCTGCGTCGAGGTCTGCCCGGTAGACGCTATCATCGCGGGATAA
- the lpdA gene encoding dihydrolipoyl dehydrogenase, whose amino-acid sequence MSSEYDLIVIGAGPGGYIAAERAGEAGQKVLLVEKEEMGGECTNWGCIPTKSLLAGAKQFVHAKESERFGVTVSGAKYDLKTAMAWKQETIETLRAGIAFLMKKNKVEVLKGSAVLNPNRSVNVNGGVYRAKNIIIATGSSAAVPPIPGADGKNVVTNRGILSIEALPKKLAVIGGGVIGVEFASYFSAVGVQVTVVEMMDEILPLMDGEFAKAMRKAVKGIEFVTSAKVTKITGKGVEYEKGGKTETAEADLILMSVGRRPNLEGFTEAGLDISRSGIKVDEKMRTNLPGVFAVGDVTGTSLLAHSASRMGEVAVNTILGKEDRMRYHAIPWAVYTLPEAAGCGLTEKEAAEKGIPVKTATVQMRANGRFLAEHGKREPGMCKVLVHAEKRSLLGVHIMGGVASEIIPVASAMIEAELRADEIKEIIFPHPAVAEVIRDAVWEIE is encoded by the coding sequence ATGAGCAGCGAGTACGATCTGATTGTCATAGGTGCCGGGCCCGGGGGCTATATCGCCGCCGAGCGGGCCGGCGAGGCAGGACAGAAGGTCCTTTTAGTAGAAAAAGAGGAGATGGGCGGGGAGTGCACCAACTGGGGCTGCATTCCCACCAAAAGTCTTCTGGCCGGGGCCAAGCAGTTTGTCCATGCAAAAGAATCCGAACGCTTCGGAGTTACTGTCTCCGGGGCAAAATATGACCTTAAAACGGCAATGGCCTGGAAGCAGGAGACCATTGAGACCCTGCGGGCGGGAATTGCCTTTCTTATGAAAAAGAACAAGGTAGAGGTTCTAAAGGGCTCCGCGGTACTCAATCCCAACCGCAGCGTCAATGTAAACGGCGGGGTCTACAGGGCCAAAAATATCATTATCGCCACCGGTTCCTCCGCGGCGGTACCCCCGATTCCCGGAGCTGACGGTAAAAATGTAGTAACCAACCGGGGAATCCTCTCCATTGAGGCTCTTCCGAAAAAGCTGGCGGTAATCGGCGGAGGAGTAATCGGTGTTGAGTTTGCCTCCTATTTTTCCGCCGTCGGGGTCCAGGTAACGGTTGTGGAGATGATGGACGAGATCCTTCCCTTGATGGACGGGGAGTTTGCCAAAGCCATGCGCAAGGCTGTAAAAGGGATCGAGTTTGTGACATCTGCCAAGGTTACCAAGATCACTGGTAAAGGGGTGGAGTACGAAAAGGGCGGTAAAACCGAAACGGCCGAAGCGGACCTGATTCTTATGAGCGTCGGACGCCGTCCCAATCTGGAGGGATTCACCGAAGCGGGGCTGGATATCAGCCGGAGCGGAATCAAGGTGGACGAAAAGATGCGGACCAACCTGCCCGGAGTCTTTGCCGTCGGCGATGTAACCGGTACCTCTCTCCTGGCACACTCAGCAAGCCGTATGGGAGAGGTAGCGGTCAATACCATCCTGGGTAAGGAAGACCGCATGCGCTACCATGCCATTCCCTGGGCGGTCTACACCCTGCCGGAAGCCGCCGGCTGCGGGCTCACGGAAAAAGAGGCCGCTGAAAAGGGTATTCCTGTAAAGACTGCCACCGTGCAGATGCGGGCCAACGGCCGTTTTCTCGCGGAACACGGCAAGCGGGAACCCGGCATGTGCAAGGTCCTCGTGCATGCTGAAAAGCGCAGCCTTCTTGGTGTCCACATCATGGGCGGCGTAGCTTCGGAGATTATTCCCGTCGCCTCTGCCATGATTGAAGCCGAGCTCAGGGCCGATGAAATTAAAGAGATAATTTTTCCTCATCCGGCGGTCGCCGAAGTTATACGGGACGCTGTGTGGGAAATAGAGTAG
- a CDS encoding glucokinase, translated as MSVKLHSGDTIILAGDIGGTNTNLAAVIKHGGAFSITAKSSRDSKSVTDFVQVVKEVLAEFDLPAPPRYCCISAAGIVEQNRCQPTNLSWVIDGDKLQQDMGIPTVIINDFMALSYSLPLLDVNNPKEILPLPHPDGSVPEPRGGIYAIIGAGTGLGVGVLSRVEGRYVAFPSEGGHTDFPAFDRETQRLGNFLKTRYDSWPGTECVLSGRGIANIYAYVRDTMAGPGDDILQEIDSLPETERPALISLHGCTNPVCSRVMELFTRIYGKFAGNTALNFLPEAGLFLAGGIAQKNIDFLLHEQRFMRYFESNYNLKMRTLQQRVPVFLIKEYSVSLLGAAHAATLLLD; from the coding sequence ATGAGCGTGAAACTGCATTCCGGCGATACAATCATTCTGGCAGGGGATATCGGCGGGACAAATACCAATCTGGCTGCGGTGATTAAACACGGAGGCGCTTTCTCCATTACAGCTAAATCCAGCCGGGATTCAAAAAGCGTTACCGACTTTGTTCAGGTTGTAAAAGAGGTACTGGCTGAGTTTGATCTTCCTGCACCGCCGCGGTACTGCTGCATAAGCGCCGCCGGTATTGTAGAGCAGAACCGCTGCCAGCCGACAAACCTTTCCTGGGTGATCGACGGGGACAAACTGCAGCAGGACATGGGTATTCCTACAGTGATCATCAACGATTTCATGGCCCTCAGTTACTCCCTGCCCCTGCTTGATGTAAATAACCCCAAGGAGATACTTCCTCTTCCCCATCCCGATGGTTCCGTGCCCGAGCCCCGGGGGGGCATCTATGCCATAATCGGCGCCGGCACAGGCCTGGGAGTCGGGGTCCTCAGCAGGGTAGAAGGCCGCTATGTCGCCTTCCCCTCCGAAGGGGGACATACCGATTTTCCGGCCTTCGACAGGGAAACCCAGAGGCTGGGGAACTTTCTCAAGACCCGCTACGACAGCTGGCCGGGAACCGAGTGCGTCCTTTCCGGCCGGGGCATCGCCAACATCTACGCGTACGTACGGGATACCATGGCGGGCCCGGGAGACGATATTCTGCAGGAGATTGATTCCCTGCCGGAAACCGAACGCCCCGCCCTTATATCGCTGCACGGCTGCACAAATCCGGTATGCAGCCGTGTGATGGAACTCTTTACCCGGATATACGGCAAGTTTGCCGGCAACACTGCCCTCAATTTTCTTCCGGAAGCTGGGCTCTTTCTGGCCGGTGGTATCGCCCAGAAGAATATTGACTTTCTGCTGCATGAACAACGTTTCATGCGCTACTTTGAGAGCAACTACAACCTGAAAATGCGGACCCTGCAGCAGCGGGTTCCGGTTTTCCTTATCAAGGAATACAGTGTCTCCCTGCTGGGTGCCGCCCATGCCGCGACGCTGCTTTTAGACTGA
- a CDS encoding DeoR/GlpR family DNA-binding transcription regulator codes for MDSGLSDRERQILNLLSDDASISVVAISDALAVSRVTVRSDLSSLEEKGFLVRTHGGAMPAFHSSILERNRTCPDEKARIAKAAAKYVQDGDTVMIEAGTTTALIVKYLLGKRDIHIVTNSMLLVPYARMNPQLHLTVVGGEFRPATESLVGPIALRELEEFHVRKAFLGTDGFSLENGSSTHLVEGAEVNKQMARQADERFLVADSSKYGRAGFVRMQPLERYTKIITDSGMSDQVVEELVSAGLKIERV; via the coding sequence ATGGATTCAGGTTTAAGCGACCGGGAACGGCAAATTCTCAATCTGTTGTCAGACGATGCCTCAATCTCTGTAGTCGCAATCAGCGATGCCCTGGCAGTCTCCAGGGTCACCGTCAGGAGCGATTTGTCCTCCCTGGAAGAGAAAGGCTTTCTGGTCCGGACCCACGGCGGCGCCATGCCTGCTTTTCATTCCAGTATCCTGGAGCGGAACCGCACCTGTCCCGATGAAAAGGCCCGCATTGCCAAAGCCGCGGCAAAATACGTGCAGGACGGCGATACCGTAATGATAGAAGCGGGAACCACCACGGCCCTCATCGTTAAATATCTCCTGGGAAAACGGGACATCCACATCGTGACAAACTCCATGCTTCTGGTTCCCTATGCCCGCATGAATCCCCAGCTGCACCTGACTGTAGTGGGGGGGGAGTTCCGGCCGGCGACAGAATCCCTGGTTGGCCCCATCGCTTTGCGGGAACTCGAGGAGTTTCATGTCCGAAAGGCCTTTCTCGGGACCGATGGCTTCAGTCTGGAAAATGGATCGAGCACTCATCTTGTAGAAGGTGCGGAGGTTAATAAGCAGATGGCCCGGCAGGCGGATGAGCGTTTTCTGGTGGCGGATTCGTCAAAGTACGGCCGGGCCGGCTTCGTCCGCATGCAGCCTCTGGAGAGGTATACAAAGATAATTACAGACAGCGGCATGAGTGACCAGGTTGTTGAAGAGCTCGTGTCTGCAGGTCTCAAGATTGAACGGGTTTAG
- a CDS encoding IS110 family transposase, which translates to MNTVTHIGIDVHKDTYSLCSFNFSAQKSFGQTRIASKSSLVIKYVRKLQKEHPECTVLCGYEAGPTGYGLYRDLAKADIPCVIMAPTTLPKAPGNHIKTDRIDAEELARHLAWGTYSAVHIPTPQDEAVKNYTRLRNTRKKALGRAKQNLLSFLLRHGRCFTEGKNSWTIAHYTWLKGQLFHDEVDQETFTEYLQEVHDQQEKVDRYNQRIEELAALDAYRDRVSRLRCFRGIETHTALSFISEIGDFSRFANPQQFSSFLGLVPKENSSGQRERRGSITKAGNERLRLLLIEGAKSTLRSNIYGKKSKRLLARQKGNDPDVIAYADRANRRLHRVYNNLVARGVHHNKATVAVARELSCFIWGMMNNRIN; encoded by the coding sequence ATGAATACTGTAACGCACATTGGAATCGATGTCCACAAAGATACTTACTCGCTGTGTTCATTCAACTTTTCAGCCCAGAAGAGTTTCGGGCAAACCAGAATCGCCAGCAAGAGCTCTCTGGTGATCAAATATGTACGAAAACTACAAAAGGAACATCCTGAGTGTACAGTACTCTGCGGTTATGAAGCAGGTCCAACCGGATACGGACTCTACCGGGATTTGGCGAAAGCAGATATCCCCTGTGTGATTATGGCCCCGACTACGTTGCCGAAAGCACCAGGCAATCACATAAAAACAGACAGGATAGATGCTGAAGAACTGGCCAGACACCTGGCGTGGGGGACCTACAGTGCCGTGCATATACCGACGCCACAAGATGAAGCGGTAAAAAATTATACACGGCTGAGAAATACCCGGAAAAAGGCTCTAGGACGAGCAAAACAGAACCTGTTGTCCTTTCTACTGCGTCATGGACGATGTTTCACCGAGGGAAAAAATTCTTGGACAATTGCCCACTATACATGGCTGAAGGGGCAACTGTTTCATGATGAGGTCGACCAGGAAACGTTTACTGAATATCTGCAGGAAGTACACGACCAACAGGAAAAGGTAGACCGCTATAATCAGCGGATCGAAGAGTTGGCCGCCTTGGATGCCTACCGAGACCGGGTATCGAGACTTCGCTGTTTCAGGGGAATAGAGACGCATACGGCATTATCGTTTATTTCAGAGATTGGGGACTTCTCCCGGTTTGCAAACCCACAGCAGTTCTCCTCGTTTCTGGGCCTGGTTCCCAAGGAGAACTCCAGTGGTCAGAGAGAACGGCGAGGGAGTATCACAAAGGCCGGGAATGAACGTTTACGGCTCCTGCTTATCGAAGGAGCCAAATCAACCCTGCGAAGCAATATCTATGGAAAGAAATCAAAGCGTCTCCTGGCGAGACAGAAAGGAAATGATCCGGATGTCATTGCGTATGCTGACAGGGCTAACAGGAGATTGCACAGAGTGTACAATAATCTTGTTGCTCGCGGTGTGCATCACAACAAGGCGACCGTCGCTGTTGCCAGAGAGTTATCCTGCTTCATCTGGGGGATGATGAACAATAGAATCAACTAA
- a CDS encoding aspartate/glutamate racemase family protein, protein MKQIGLIGGMSWESTKEYYRILNQLAAKELGGLHSAECIIASVDFGPIAEWMHRDEWEPIRKELISKARSLERAGAELVLIATNTMHLLADDVAAGISVPLLHIADAAGEACVNKGLKRVALMGTKFTMEMGFYTEKLKNTYGLKVVIPENEDRKKIDGIIFNELCAGIFTESSREYLIRTAGRLIEQGAEGVILGCTELPLMVKASDLPVPVLDTMELHAEKAFYTALND, encoded by the coding sequence ATGAAGCAGATCGGTCTGATTGGAGGAATGAGCTGGGAATCTACCAAGGAGTATTACCGTATACTCAATCAGCTGGCGGCGAAAGAGCTCGGCGGATTGCATTCCGCAGAATGTATTATCGCTTCCGTGGATTTTGGTCCAATAGCGGAGTGGATGCACCGGGATGAATGGGAACCCATCCGGAAAGAGTTAATCAGTAAAGCCCGGTCCCTTGAACGGGCAGGGGCAGAACTTGTTCTGATAGCCACCAACACCATGCACCTCCTGGCCGATGATGTCGCCGCCGGCATCTCGGTTCCTCTACTGCATATTGCCGATGCCGCCGGTGAAGCATGCGTCAATAAGGGCCTGAAGAGAGTCGCCCTTATGGGGACAAAGTTTACAATGGAGATGGGTTTCTATACCGAAAAGCTGAAAAATACTTACGGCCTCAAGGTTGTGATCCCGGAGAACGAGGACCGGAAAAAGATCGACGGTATTATTTTTAACGAACTCTGCGCCGGGATTTTTACCGAATCCTCCCGGGAGTATCTGATTAGAACGGCAGGCAGGCTGATTGAGCAGGGAGCAGAGGGGGTGATCCTTGGCTGTACGGAATTGCCGCTGATGGTAAAGGCCTCCGATCTGCCGGTGCCGGTACTGGATACAATGGAGCTGCATGCAGAAAAGGCATTTTATACTGCTTTAAATGACTGA
- a CDS encoding dihydrolipoamide acetyltransferase family protein, whose amino-acid sequence MATEIVMPRQGNSVESCVILEWRKNEGDQVKSGEIVCEVETDKATFEIESPAEGVLLKHFFAEGDDVPVLTVIAAVGEAGEDVSSMAPGGAAPEQEKPEVPAAPQKEAGKETPAPQAAAARTKPVGGTAGVSPRARKTAAEKGVNLEELSGSGPGGRIIERDVLAAEPSVSVSPAAREAMAGGMRAPARGTGIGGRILSSDVAASAAPKAAASGEIREIPVKGVRKLIGERMHASLQSTAQLTMNSSADARELQAYRAQCKAAPDEMGVAGVTLNDMVLFVVSRVLSRYPYMNAQMQDDKIFEYGSVNLGFAVDTERGLMVPVIRNAERLSLKAISAEAKRLGKACLEGNINPDELAGGTFTITNLGALGVESFTPVLNAPQVGILGVNGIELKPVQGAEGVDFVPHIGLSLTIDHRAVDGAPGARFLQAVANELASFRLALAD is encoded by the coding sequence ATGGCAACGGAAATTGTAATGCCCCGCCAGGGAAACAGCGTGGAATCCTGTGTGATTCTCGAATGGCGCAAAAATGAGGGCGATCAGGTAAAAAGCGGTGAAATAGTATGCGAAGTGGAGACCGATAAAGCGACCTTCGAGATCGAATCACCTGCCGAGGGAGTTCTGCTGAAGCATTTTTTCGCGGAGGGAGACGATGTGCCGGTACTCACTGTCATAGCGGCAGTAGGCGAGGCCGGTGAGGACGTCTCGTCCATGGCTCCCGGTGGAGCAGCCCCAGAGCAAGAGAAGCCCGAGGTTCCGGCAGCTCCTCAAAAGGAGGCCGGAAAAGAGACTCCTGCTCCCCAGGCTGCGGCAGCCCGGACCAAACCCGTCGGCGGGACAGCGGGCGTTTCACCCCGGGCCAGAAAGACCGCCGCGGAAAAAGGTGTGAATCTTGAAGAGCTTAGCGGTTCCGGCCCCGGCGGACGCATAATTGAGCGCGACGTTCTGGCAGCGGAACCTTCTGTTTCCGTCAGCCCTGCTGCCCGGGAAGCCATGGCCGGCGGCATGCGTGCCCCGGCACGGGGTACCGGCATTGGCGGCAGGATTCTTTCCTCTGATGTGGCTGCTTCTGCAGCACCGAAGGCTGCGGCCTCAGGAGAAATCCGGGAGATCCCCGTCAAGGGAGTGCGCAAGCTGATTGGCGAACGGATGCACGCCTCGCTGCAGAGTACAGCACAGCTGACCATGAACTCCTCGGCAGATGCCAGGGAGCTTCAGGCATACCGTGCCCAGTGCAAGGCTGCCCCGGACGAGATGGGTGTGGCCGGTGTTACCCTGAACGATATGGTTCTCTTTGTAGTCAGCCGGGTACTGTCCCGCTATCCCTACATGAATGCCCAGATGCAGGACGACAAGATTTTCGAATACGGCAGCGTCAATCTGGGCTTTGCCGTGGATACCGAACGGGGCCTTATGGTTCCGGTAATCCGCAATGCCGAACGTCTCTCTCTGAAGGCTATCTCCGCCGAGGCCAAACGCCTTGGAAAAGCCTGCCTTGAGGGGAACATCAATCCCGACGAACTCGCCGGCGGTACCTTTACCATTACAAACCTCGGTGCTTTGGGGGTCGAATCCTTTACTCCTGTACTGAATGCTCCCCAGGTGGGAATCCTGGGTGTAAACGGCATCGAGCTCAAACCCGTACAGGGAGCGGAAGGGGTCGACTTTGTTCCGCACATCGGGCTCTCCCTGACCATAGATCACCGGGCCGTGGATGGAGCCCCGGGGGCCCGCTTCCTGCAGGCAGTGGCAAATGAGCTGGCAAGCTTCAGGCTTGCCCTGGCGGACTAA